Genomic segment of Halorussus sp. MSC15.2:
CGTCCCGGAGGTACGCCTCGTCGCCCTGCACGCCGGAGAACGCCGACGCCGGAATCGTGTACTGGTCGTCGCTGCGGTCCCAGTCGAGTTGCCGCATCACGTCCTCCGGGACGTCGTTCCAGTTCGGGTCCACGTAGGCGGTGTCGCCGACGACGTCGGTGATGGTTGCGATGCGCTGGTTGCTGTTGACGACGGCCTTCCCCTCGTCGTCGTCGGAGAGTTCCGGAGCCATGGACGAGACGATACGACCACCGCGGGCAAAACGTCGGTGGCCGATTACCGCCTCCGTCTGGCGATTAGCAGATGCGGCCAAAGGGCTACTCGTCGATGGTCGATACCCGTCGGCGTCTCGGTAGGAGCCAACTCCAGTCGGCGTCTCGCTACGGAATCAAATCCTCGCGGAGTCGGACCTGACTGTTCTGAATCGCGGTTACCTCGTCCTCGTCGATGGTGTGGTGGTCGTCGCCCTCCTCCCAGTCGAGCGCGTCGCGCAGGTCCTCGGGAACGTGGTCCCAGTCGGGGTCCACGTAGGCGGTTCCGCTCCGTACGTCGGTGACGGTCCCGATTCGCTCGGTGTCGCTCACGACGGTCTTGCCGCGGTCGTCGTCGGAGAGTTCCGCAGTCATAGCGGCGAGCAATTCGGTCGCTCCAATCAAAGTCTCGGTGGCCGACCGCCGTCTCCGTCGGGCGATTCTGCGTCGAAAAGGTGTAGCGGACGAACGGGAGCCGTCCGCGGCGCGGCCGTCGTGCTACGCCGCCTTCGGTTCGTCCGTGGTCCGGACCTCGGGCGTCATCTCGTGGGACAGCGCCATCAGGTTGAACACCGGAGAGCGGCGCACCCCCTCGCGGAGCGTCTCGGCGTCCTCGTCGGTGAGGTCCGGACCGCTCACGTCGATGTCTATCTCGAAATTGTCGTAGGTCTCGTCGGACCGTTCGGTCCCGTGGACGCCGAAGAGCACCCGCGGGTCGAGGTCGACTCCGACCGTGGTTTCGAGTCCGTCGAGGTCGATGTCGTTCTCCATCGCCACGATGCCGACGGTGGCGTTGATGCACCCGGTGAGTCCGGCCAGCGCGACCTCGACGGGTTCCGGCCGGTCGGCCGGGTCGACGAACCCCGCGTCGGCTTCGACCTCCTTGTGCGCGCCGAGTTGGAACGTGAACTCGCGGGTCTCCCGCCGGATGTCTTCGCCGCCGTACTTGTACGCGTCGAGTTTCGCCAGCGTGTGCATCGCTCGTCCCTCGGCGACGCCGCGAGCACCGAGTCCGAGCATCGCTTCGTCGGGTTTTTTGGTCATGTTCTCGACGAACGTGCCGTACTGTTCCAGGTTCACTCCGTGTTCGATGGTCTCGTGGGCCATGAGAGAGGGTACACCGGTAGAAACCTTAGCTACTTTTCATTACGTGATAGGATGTCCGCGAGTAACCCTCTCGCTTTCGCGACCTGAACGATGACACGACCGGGGAGAACGCCATCCCGGCGAGCAGTCGGCGAGTAGCACGTCGGCGACCTGTCGGTCGGACCGACTGGTGTTGAAACGTTGCGGTACTGTCCGCGTGTCAGGCCATCTCGGGAGCGAGTTCACCGAGGCAGTGCGCGACCGACTTCGGGACGCTCTCGCCGAGCGACAGGCGGTTGGTCGCGGTCGAACTGGGGTGATGAGTGCAGCATCACTCCCCGAAGTCCGGTCGTCCGACCGTCCCGGACCGAGGAAGGGGCGCACGCCGAGACCGTAGACGAGGCCGTACGAGAGCGCGAGCGCCAGTACGTACGCGAGACCGAACCCGAGAATCGGCTCCGACGGCGTCGCACCGAACAGGTCCAACAGACGCGGCACGCCGAACGGGAGCAGGAAGCCGAGGACCAGCATCGTGACGACAACCTCGATGCGCCGGTCGTGGGCGTCCTGCGAGTCGGTAGTGCCCGGCGCGGGCGAACGTGCTCGGACCCACAGCGCCCCGGCGAGGAACGCCGCGACGACGAAACCAGCGAACGCCCACGAGAGGTCGAGCGACATCGCCGTCCGGGTGGTTCGGAGGTACCACACGACCGCCAGAAAGCCGAGTAGGAAGACGTACGCGCCGGTTATCGCCCACTGGAACCCGCCGACGAGCGCGACCGCGAGCGCCGACCGGGCGGTCGCCTCGACCGGCGAGTCGTCCCCGTCGGAGTCGAACATACCGGCCCAACGGCGTGGCAGAGAAAAAGCGTTGTCGGCGCGGCGCTGTCGGGACGGCTACTCCAGCGCGACCAGTTCGTCGTCGAGCATGTCGCCCAACACGTCGCGGGCGTGACCGTCGGGGTCCACGCCGTCGTAGACCGCCTTCACCTCGCCGTCGGCCAGGACGAAGGTGGTGCGCGCGGCCGCACCGCTCGAGGTATCGACGCCGAAGGCGTCGGCGATGTCGCTCTCGGGGTCGGCCAACAGGTCGAACCGTATCTCGTACTTCTCGGCGAACTCCTCGTGGCTCTCGACGTCGTCGGTCGAGACGCCGAAGACCGAGACCCCGGCGTCGTGATAGCTCTCCAGTTCCCGGTCGAACTGCTCGGCCTCGGTGGTGCAACCGGGCGTGTCGTCTCGCGGGTAGAAGTACAGCACCGTCGGCTCCGAGAAGTCGAGTTCCACGGTTTCGCCGCGCTGGTTCCGGGCCTCGACCGTCGGTGCCTCGTCGCCGGTTTCGAGCGTCATAGCAGTGAGTTACGGACGGGACCGGAAGGCGTTTGCGCTTAACTGATGTCGATGCGGTGAGACTCTCCCTCTTGCGCTCCCATCTTGGGCAACGTCACCGTCAGCACGCCGTTCTGGAACTGGGCGGAGACGTTCTCCTCGTCCACCTCCTCGGGGAGCGTCACCGACCGACTCACCGACTGGTGGCGGCGCTCCTTCCGGATGTATCGGCCGTCGTCGCCGTCGCCCTCCTCGGACCCCTCGGACTTCTCGGCCTGAATCTGGAGCGTCTCCCCGCGGAGCATCACGTCGATGTCCTCCTTGGTGTAGCCGGGGAGGTCCGCGGTGACGACCAACTCGTCGCCGCGGTCGGCCACGTCCACGGCCGCGCCGCCCCGTCCGCCGGTCAACTCGCTCATTCCCGAACCGCCCATCGACTCCTCGACCTGACGGCTCATGCGGTTCATCATCTCCTCTATCTCCTTGAACGGATTCCTACGTCCTGACATTGTGTCCCCCGGGCGTTCGGTCGCCCGGTCGGAACTGCGACGCCACACTCCTTAAAAATTCAGTCGGCGCCGCTCGTCTCGACGACGTATTTTCGCACCGAGAACGCGACTGCGGTCCTTCGACGGAGACGGTCTCGCCTCCAGAGTTAACACCTCGCTCTCAGACGACATGTTCCGTGTCGTAGGACCCCAACTTCCGGACCCAGCCTTTCTCCGCAATCTCCTCGATGTCCGCGATGGCCGCCTGCGCGCGGTCCTCGTAGAGTCCGGCCTCGAAGTCGATGTGGAACACGTAATCGCCGAGTCGCTCGCCGCTCGGCCGCGATTCGACCCGCGTCAGGTTGATGTCGCGGTCGGCGAACGGTTCGAGGAGTTCGAGCAGGAGTCCGGGGTAGTTGGCGTTCGGGTAGACCACCAGCGAGGACTTGCCGCCCGCGTCCGACCGCTCGTGGGTGGGCGCGATGACGAGGAATCGCGTGGCGTTCGAAGTCCGGTCCTGAATCCCTTCGGCGATAACTCGGAGGTCGTCGCCCTCGTGAGCGTTGGCCGGGTGACCGATACCGGCTACGTCCGGGTTCTCGCGGGCGTGTTCGACGCCGCGCGCGGTACTGGCGACGGCTTCGAGTTCGACGTCGGGGTACTCGGAGTCGAGGTAGCTACGGCACTGCGCGAGCGCCTGAGAGTGGCTGGCGACGACCGAGAAGTCCTCGCCCCGAGCGAGCAACGCGTGCCGGATTGGAGTGACGATTTCCTGCACGGCGGCGACCTCTCGGTCGGTCAGCGCGTCGAGCGTCTCGGTGACGCTCCCCTCGATGCTGTTCTCGATGGGGACGACGCCGCGGTCGAACTCGCCGTCGGCCACCGCCTCCACGATGGCGGTGACGGACTCGCGGAAGTCCACGTCGTCGGTGACTGCGCTGGCCGCCCGATGGGAGTAGGTGCCCTCTGGACCGAGCGTGACTGCTTGCATGTGGTGGTTGTTTCGAGGAAACGGATAAAAGCCCGTCGGGTGTGACAGATTTCCGTGAGCGACGAGCGCCGGATGGACCCACTGTAAGACCGCGGTCGAGGACCCGAGAAGTCTGGGGTCCGATGCTGTGGCGGGCGAGACCTGTCGCATTCCGGACCCGAAACGCAGGGGTCGGCGAGTCACTCTCCGCCGAGTCGGAACGTCCGCCGCCGGACGTACCCGCAACTCGGACAGAGGTGGCGGTACTGGACGCGGTCGCCCGTGGTCTCGGCCACCCACCGACCGTCGGCGTCTTCGTATCGGCACTTCGGACAGACGAGGTCCGTCTCCTCGAAGCGCGACCGGAGTCGCTCGAAGGGGGAACGTCCGCCGTTTCTGGAGTGGGACATGTTTTGTTGTACGGTATCAATTGGCATAGTTCCTTGGTAGGAGTGGGGCCACCGCTTTTTGACTTCGGTTATACTACCGACTCTGCGGCGAAATTCTGTCTGTCAGGCATAATTATTAGATAGTAAATAAATTGTCAGTGTGCGAGAAAAACAGCCCATGGGTATAATTGAAACCACTTCGCTGACAAAACGCTATGGCGATGTAACCGCCATCGAGGACCTCCATCTTACGGTGAGGAAAGGCGAAGCGTTCGGATTCCTTGGTCCAAACGGCGCAGGCAAATCCACCACTATCAACATCCTTCTCGGATTTCTCGAGCCGTCGAGCGGGAGTGCGTGCGTGTTGGGCCACGACGTGCAGACCGAATCGAAAGCATTGCGTCGGCGTATCGGAGTAGTTCCGGAGGGCACGAGCGTCTACGAACAACTGACGGGACGAAAGCACGTCGAGTTAGCGACCCGGATGAAGAACTGCGACGACGACCCCGAGGACCGCCTGCGCTACGTCGGACTCGACCCCGAGGACTGGGACCGGAGAGCGGGGGACTACTCGAAAGGGATGCGCCAGCGACTCTCACTGGCGATGGGGCTGGTGGGAAATCCCGACCTCCTAATTCTGGACGAACCGACGTCAGGTCTCGACCCGAACGGGATGCAGGACGTGCGTGATATTATACGCGAGCAAACAGACGCTGGGCGGACAGTGTTTATGTCGAGTCATCTCCTCGCAGAAGTCGAGTCTGTCTGCAAGCGGGTCGGCATCATGAACGATGGCGAGTTGGTAACTGTAGACGAGGTAGACCGACTCCGTGAGACGGCAGTCGGCGACGCGGACGTGAAACTCAGCGTCGAAGCGGTTCCCGACGAACTCGACTTGACCGCAATAGAAGGAGTGACCGACGTGACGATAGCGGATTCGACGATTCGCGTGGCCTGCTCGAAGCGCGACACGAAAATGGCCGTCATCAGACACGTAGATCAGATAGCGACCGTAACCGACGTCGTTGCGGAGGACATCTCGCTCGAAGCCGTCTTCGAGACTTACACCGAGGACAGACGGATAGTGGAGGAATCGGCATGAGTATCAGTGACGTCGTCCGAACGGACCTGAGCGTCCTCAGGCGTTCGAAGCTCTCATGGGCGGTCCTCACTGTTCTCCTGTTCTCTACTGCGGGGGCGTTCTATCGGTCGATAAATCGAACACCGGTCGGGACGGCCGAGAAGGGCATCACCGCAATCGCGTACGGTGCGATGATTGTGATTCCAATCACGGCCCTCGTTGCTTCTGCGTTCGCTATCGCTGCGGAGCGCGAGAACGGAACGATACGGTTCCTCCTCGGCTTCCCGAACGAACGAGTCGAGGTCGTTCTCGGAAAAGTTCTGTCTCGGGCTATCCTCGTCAACGGCGGACTCGCGCTCGGATTTCTCGCTGTCGCACTATTAGCGGTCGTCGGGGCTGACAGACCCCGACTTATCACGGTCGGCCAGTTCGCACTCTTGACGATGTTGTTCGCCACCTCCTACGTCGGTCTCGCGGTGGGAATCTCCGCCGGAGTAACGACCCAGATACGCGCAATCGGGGGGACTATAGTGGCGTACCTCTTTTGGAGCATCTTCTGGCTTCCCGGTTTCCCCTACTCGGTCGCGGTGTACGTAGAGAATCTTTTAGCAAAGATAGTCGGACACGAACTCGGTCGGACGACCGTCGTACACATCGAGGTTCTCAATCCACCGACGGCCTACATGCAGACGGTACAGGTTTTGGGACCGTCGTTCGAGGAGTTCTCGAGGGGGTCATCGATGGCGAGCGCACTCGTCGAGCCGAGCGTCGCCATCGGGTCGCTCGTGGCGTGGACCGTCCTGCCGCTCGCGTTCGGCTACTGGCGGTTCAGAGCCGCCGAGATAAACTAAATAGGAATTTTCGGTTATCGATTCAGCGTGTGAATCGCGTGCCCGAGTGCTGTATCAAAACGGCTTTCCACGACTCAGGTTTGAACATAGTTTGGTTCCCATCTCCGAGAAACAGTCGTATCGTCATGTTTCAAGGTCACGTTCTGTATTGCCGAGAACCCGACGATACGACGAACGCCATAATAAGATACTTAAGATAATAATTAGAAATTAATCACGATGGCTGCTATCGAGACTTCGGGCTTGACGAAACACTACGGCGATATCGTCGCCGTCGATGATTTAGATTTGGTCGTTGAAGAAGGTGAAGCATTTGGATTTCTTGGTCCGAACGGGGCCGGTAAGTCAACGACTATTGATTTGCTTCTGGGTTTTCTGACACCGACTCGTGGGAACGCGGAGATACTAGGCCACGACGTAGAATCAGAATCAAAGACAGTTCGAGAGCAACTCGGTGTCCTTCCCGAAGGAGCCAGCACCTACAGTAATCTAACAGGAATAGAACACGTGGATTTAGCAATTGAGATGAAAGGCGGTGCTGACGAGACTGAAGAGTTGTTGGAGTACGTCGGACTATCACCGGAAGATTGGGACCGTCCCGTCGGTGGCTACTCGAAAGGGATGCGCCAACGTCTCGCACTCGGGATGGCACTGGTCGGCGACCCCGAGATGCTACTTCTCGACGAACCATCCAGTGGACTGGACCCTTCCGGGATACGTGATATTCGGAATATCATCGAGGATCAGGTCGACGCGGGACGAACTGTTTTTTTCTCCAGCCACATTCTTTCGGAAGTAGAGTCTGTCTGTGAACGGGTTGGAATTATGCGGGACGGGACGCTCGTCACTGTAGACGAGGTCGAAAAACTTCGTGCGGCAACTGTCGGCGATGCGGAAATCAAACTCCGTGTTGAGACTGTTCCTAACCGCCTCAATCTCTCGAATATCGATAACGTGAGTGACGTGAGGACGAAGAACGATACGATTCGTGCGACCTGTTCGACGCCGTCCGCGAAAATCAGCGTGATTAATCAGGTGGACGAAGAAGTGGAAATTACAGATGTCGTAGCTGAGGATACTTCTCTCGAAACAGTGTTCAATACGTACGTGCAGAACGGCCGGTCGGAAGCAACGGGGGACTCGCCATGAGCGTCAGGTTAATCCTCCGGCAAGACCTGCTGGCGCTACGTCGAACGAAACTAGTGTGGGCAGTACTACTCTTCTGTCCGTTACTCGTATTTGGAGGATTTTATGCAGTGGTTAGTAACCAAACAGGTACTAATCAAACGGTTCTTCTCGGCCTTCTCGGAATAGTTTTCCCGATACTGGTGTTCGTCCCGATGCTCTCGTTGGTGGTCTCGGCCTTCTCGATAGCGAAAGAACGGGAACAGGGAAACATCCGGTTTTTACTTTCGTTTCCCAACGACCGACGGGAGGTCGTCCTCGGGAAATTTTGTTCTCGAAGTTTGCTGACCGCCGGCGGTTTACTGGTAGGGTTCGTTCTGGCTACGCTACTTTCCGTATTCCTTACTGGTACTCTGAATATCGGGATGTTCCTGACCTTCTCGGTGTTGACGCTTCTCCTTATGACGTCCTACGTTAGTATCGCTACCGGTATTTCCGCCACTGTGACTACCCAGTCGCGTGCGATAGTCGCATCGATAGGAGCGTACCTCGTCTGGAACGTCTTCTGGATTCCCGCTGTCCCGAACTCGATTCCGTCACTTCTAGAGCAACATTTCGGTCTTTCCAATTCTTCACTGATACTCTTAAGGATGGGTAGCCCATCGAACGCGTACCTTCAGTCGATACAGTACGTCTCTCCGAGAACTGAGAAGTTAGTAGAAACTATGTCGGCGGGGTCTGAATTGGGCTCTCCGTTGGTCGCGGTAAGTATGCTCATCGTCTGGTCCGTGCTTCCACTCGTACTGGGATATTGGCAGTTCCAGAAGGCAGACATATCCTAACTTTACGACTCTTAATTCATTGTTGATATTGGGATACGTTTCCAATATATTACAGCCATAATATCCAATACAGTGCAATATACTCAAATTACCACTCCCACACACACCATCAAATGATTAGAATTAAGTTCTTCTATTATAATCAGGTTTACAAATATCCAAGAAAAACCGAAGTGGATTGGATCGACGCCAGATGCTAAAAGAATCTGCCGCCGGCGCGCTCGTCGCGTTTGGGGGTACGACTGCCGCTAGTGCCAAACAGGACGTTGGACTCACGAAAACCGAAGAGGAGGCCGTCATCGAGGAGTACAAAGACGCGGCAATGGTTCGAGAAGCAGTGCACGAGCAAACGGACCTACTGAAGGAACTCGAAGCAGATGGTGTTCTCGACGAACAGACCATCGACGATCTCGAGGAACTGAGCGAACCCTCCGACAACGTCGGGGAGCACGTGACCGCCTACCGACACGGCTACCGGCACACGCCACGAATCAAGATTTTCCGTCGCGTAGACGCCGGATTCCTGTCGCTCTCCGTCTTCCCGGAGGAGGACACCGCTCACGCTACGCTGAACCCCGTCGAAAATGGTGAGCCGCTCGGTAAGGACCACCTCGTGAAATACGGAAGTATGCCGGAACCAGACCCGGACGGATGTGTCGATCCGGGGCACTGTCAGGATTGTTCCGATTGTTCCGAAGAGTGTTGTGCGCGGGACCCTCAGGGCGACTGTACCCAGTGGTGTACTCAGTGTGACTGCGATTGTGTCTGCTGTGACTGTGGTGTCCTCTGTAGTAGCTACTGCGCATAACTAAGAGCAAAGACGGGTCGAGAACTGCGCTACGGAGTAGCCTCGTAGCGTCTACCGGCCGACCCTTCGGTCGGTTTTACTAGTCACAGAGTGGATACGTAGAGTCGCTCTAACGGTTCAGCGTGTGAATCGCGTGCCCGAGCGCGTTTTCGGCGGCCTCCATCACGGCCTCCGAGAGCGTCGGGTGGGTGTGAATCGTCGCGGCCACATCCTCCAGCGTCGCGCCCATCTCGATAGCCAGACCGAGTTCGGCAATCAGTTCGAAGGCCTCCGGTCCCACAATCTGCGCGCCGAGCAGGAAGCCGCTGGGTTCGTCCGCGACGATGCGGACGAAGCCGTCGGCGTGGCCGGTGGAGTAGGTCCCCTCCGGACCGAGCGTGACTGCTTCTATACGTTTTCTGTTTCGCGGAGGGGTGAAAAGAGCAGTGGCTGTGACAGAACTTTAGCAAGGGATAAAGTGATTTGAACCACGCTGCCGGAATTCTCCTGTACGAATAGAAATAGTAGTATGTTCTACACGCACCCATCTAATAGTTAGGTTTAATAACAATTATATCATTATATAATATGAAATGGAAGACGAAAATCAGTCAAAGAGAGAAGAGTCAAAGAACAAAGCGTCAATCACCCGACGAGGAGTCCTTGGGGTATTAGGTGCAACCGCTGGTGCAACCGTTAGCTCAGGATTTACTAAACCGGTTTCTGCAGACTCTGTAGATATAACCGATCTCCGGGGTTCAGTAAGAACGCTGTTTGAAGAAGTGGGAGAACCAGCAATCGTTAACCAAAATGTGAATGTTTATCATGGTGATTTTACCCTGAAGGTTATTCGATTCGAAACCAAAGTCGGTGCCATCACTCACCGAGAGGTTCTTAATTCGAAAGTTGAAAAGTTCGATCGGGGGGACACGTCCACAGGATTCGAACTAAAGGACCTTACTGAAGAGATTCAGCGAAAGCTCCCCACTCGGTTCAATAGCGTCCCCATAGGAGTTGAACTCCACATGAAGGTGGAAAATAATGGAATGAGTCTCAGCACTACCGTAACTGAGAAAGAACAGGAACAACTGTCAAATTTTGTCGATACTGGTGAATTTATTGCACGACACACTGATGGCTCCTACTTCATCAGGACTGCGGACGGCAATGTGTTCAAAGTTTCTAGTGAGACAGATCGGCCAAACATAAGACAACCTTCGGTCGAAGAAGTCGCAAGCGAGCAAATTAACGCAGATGCATGCTTCGATTGTGGTACTAATGCTCCCGAATGTGCTAGTAATTGTTTCAATGCTTGTGCCTTTGTCATTGGAAATGGCGATCCCCTGCATTGCGGTGAATGTATTGCCCAACACTGCGTGGGTTTAGACGTAAAAGCCTGCGCAAAATGCATCGCTAGCCTGCCAGAATCTATTCGATAAACGGTTTTCTACGTACCTCTTTTGCGTTTTCGGGAGGAGTAAACTTGAAGAGAGAGCAATCAATCTCGATGTTAAATTCAACCTCCTCAAACGTTTTCATGAGGAAGTACACCCCGTCCGGAACATCCCCGAGTGAATCTGTCTGCAACAGTGGCATCTCTTGGATGTTGGCCCGTGCCTCCTCCTTGATGGGGAACCAGTATTCGTCGTCTATCCACAGAGTTATGTACTCGTATCCTCGGTAGAGGGAATCCGCGTCCGCTGTCGGTCGAAACGACAGGACGTGTGTCTCTCGACCTGCGACGGTCTCCCTCCCATCGTACGTCACGTCGAAGTTCGATTTGGGAGAGGACCCAATTAACGTCGCGTCCGTGTTGGGATTAGGTCGACCCTCGGCCGGGTCGAAATCGAGACTGTGATACTTTTTCGCTTCACGGTCATACAGTATCACTCCATCTCGATTCTGTATCATGAGATCTACGCCCTCGAATTCAGGCGTCGGGTCGTGCGTGACGCCAAGGTCGAAATCGAACTCGTCGACGGTTTCCACGGACAGTTGTTCGTTGCGAGTTCTGTTCGGAAGATCCTCCCACAGTTCAAGTCGGACCGTTCTCAGGCCGCCACCGTATTTTTCGGTTTTTCGTTTCGTCCCGTGAATGGTGTCCGGCAAATTGTCCGTGGCCTGGAGTTCGTCGAGGATTTCCTCGACTGAAGGCGTATCCTCATTCGTGGTCATGGCTTCCACATCGTCCTACAGTTAAGTAGATACACATATATAAAACGCGGTCGAGATGTGTCGGGGCTACCGCTATCGGTTCATCAGTGGATACTGTTACCACAACTGCATCCGCAACAGTACCCGCGGCCGCTCTGATCCTTGAGTCAATCATCACCGCTACCGCACCCGCCCCAGCACCCACATCCGTCACCGCTCCGTATCCTTGTCCATATCAGACCACCTAGAGGTATGTGATAGTTACTTACAGGAGGGTATTAGAAACCTATAGGTGTCTTTAGAGGAGCAATCCCGCGAAGGAGACGGTTGATTACTCCAGTTCGCCCGACTCCCCGTCGTCCATCGACTCGGTGGCCTCGAGGCCGGAGAACGCACCGCTGGCGACCGCGGCGTCGAACTCGTGGGGCGGTCCGCCGAGACGGGACTGTGGTGCTGATGGTCGGGCAGAACGTCAAGGCCGGACTCCGCATCGCCGACCGAGGCTACGTCCTCGACGTGGGTGAGAACCGCCACGAGGAATCGGTAAACGAATTCCTCGACAGCGAAAGGGTTCGAGACGCCTACCTCGGGAAGTGACGCTATCGAACCCTTCTACCGTCTCGGCGAAACACGGAGAACGACGAAATGATGGGAAGGGTCGCCTAGGGAAGTTCAGCGGTTCAGCGTGTGAATCGCGTGCCCGAGCGCGTTCTCGGCGGCCTCCATCACGGCCTCCGAGAGCGTCGGGTGGGTGTGAATCGTCGCCGCGACGTCCTCCAGCGTCGCGCCCATCTCAATGGCGAGTCCGAGTTCCGCGACGAGTTCGGAGGCCTCCGGTCCCACAATCTGCGCGCCGAGCAGGAAACCACTGGGTTCGTCCGCGACGATGCGGACGAAGCCGTCGGCGTGGCCCGTCGTGAGCGCGCGGCCCGACGCGTTGAACGGGAACTTGCCGACGGTGGGTTCGAAGCCCTCCTCCTCGGCCTCCGCTTCGGTCATGCCGACCGTGCCGATTTCGGGGTCGGTGAACACCGCGGCGGGGACCGCCTGATAGTCCAGCGCCGAGGGTTCGCCCGCGACGACCTCCGCGGCGACCTGCCCCTCCTTGCTGGCCACGTGCGCGAGCATCGGCTCGCCGGACACGTCACCGATGGCGTGGATGTGCTCGACGTTCGTCCGCGCACGGTCGTCGGTCGGGATGAAACCGTTCTCGTCGGTCTCGACGCCCGCGTTGTCGAGTTCGAGCGTGTCGGTGACGGGTTCGCGGCCGACCGCGACCAGCACCTTCTCCGCGCCGAACTCCGAGACCTCGCCGTCCTCGTCCTCGGTCCGGACGGTGATGCCGTCGCCCGACTCCTCCCACCCGCTGGCGGCCTCGCCGAAGTGGAAGTCGATGCCCAGTTCCTCCGCCTTCTTCTTGACGGGGCGCGCGAGGTCGTCCTCGTAGCCCGGAAGGACCGAGTCGAGCATCTCGACTATCGTCACGTCGGTACCCAACTTGGCGAAGACGCCCGCGAGTTCCATGCCGATGTAGCCCGCGCCGACGATGACGAGGCTCTCGGGCACCTCCTCCAGTGCGAGCGCCTGCCGGGAGTCGAGTACGGGGTCGTCGCCGAAGTCGAAGCCGGGCACTTCGATGGGGCGACTTCCAGTCGAAACGATGGCGTGTTCGAACTTGACCGTCTCGGAACCCTGCCCGCCGCCGCTGTGGACGACGCGGGCCTTGTTCTCGTCGGCGAACTCCGCGCGGCCCTCCATCAGTTCGACGCCGTTGGCCTTGGCGAGTTTCTCGACGCCGCCCGTGAGTTGGTCCACGACGCCGTCCTTCCAGCCGACCATCTCGCTCATCTCCACCTCGGGGTCGGCGTAGATGCCCATTTCCTCGGCGTGGCCTGCCTCGTGGGCGAGGTCCGACGCCGTAATCATCGCCTTCGAGGGGATGCAACCGTAGTTGAGGCAGGTCCCGCCGTAGGCGTCCTTCTCCACGAGGGTCACGTCGAGGTCCAACTGGCCCGCGCGAATCGCGGCGACGTAGCCGCCCGGTCCCGCGCCGATTACCAACACGTCCGTTCCCGTCGAGATGTCTCCGACGACCATATGTTCGGTAAATCGGGCTTGGTGGTGAAAAATCAGGTGGATTTTGCGGCGAGATTGGATTGGTAACGTTTCACGCGGGGTCGTCGGGGAGGGCGTCGGCGACGCTTTCGACCGGCGCGTAGTAGCCGCGCTGGTCGCGCCAGACGTCGAGCCACTCGTCCGCGGTTTCGACGGACAGTTCGTTTCTGACGACACCGTTAACGAGCAAACCGATAGAGCCCGTTTTCGAGACGCCGAGTTCGTCTGCGAGCCGGCGAGCATCCATGTCGTCGGAGACGAACGTCCCGTCTACGAGTTGAGCCGTCACGAGGACTTCAGTCTCTCCTCGGTCAAGTCGCTGAAGCTCTTCGGAGAACTCGTGGTGGTC
This window contains:
- a CDS encoding ABC transporter ATP-binding protein, with product MAAIETSGLTKHYGDIVAVDDLDLVVEEGEAFGFLGPNGAGKSTTIDLLLGFLTPTRGNAEILGHDVESESKTVREQLGVLPEGASTYSNLTGIEHVDLAIEMKGGADETEELLEYVGLSPEDWDRPVGGYSKGMRQRLALGMALVGDPEMLLLDEPSSGLDPSGIRDIRNIIEDQVDAGRTVFFSSHILSEVESVCERVGIMRDGTLVTVDEVEKLRAATVGDAEIKLRVETVPNRLNLSNIDNVSDVRTKNDTIRATCSTPSAKISVINQVDEEVEITDVVAEDTSLETVFNTYVQNGRSEATGDSP
- a CDS encoding ABC transporter permease subunit, with amino-acid sequence MSVRLILRQDLLALRRTKLVWAVLLFCPLLVFGGFYAVVSNQTGTNQTVLLGLLGIVFPILVFVPMLSLVVSAFSIAKEREQGNIRFLLSFPNDRREVVLGKFCSRSLLTAGGLLVGFVLATLLSVFLTGTLNIGMFLTFSVLTLLLMTSYVSIATGISATVTTQSRAIVASIGAYLVWNVFWIPAVPNSIPSLLEQHFGLSNSSLILLRMGSPSNAYLQSIQYVSPRTEKLVETMSAGSELGSPLVAVSMLIVWSVLPLVLGYWQFQKADIS
- the lpdA gene encoding dihydrolipoyl dehydrogenase codes for the protein MVVGDISTGTDVLVIGAGPGGYVAAIRAGQLDLDVTLVEKDAYGGTCLNYGCIPSKAMITASDLAHEAGHAEEMGIYADPEVEMSEMVGWKDGVVDQLTGGVEKLAKANGVELMEGRAEFADENKARVVHSGGGQGSETVKFEHAIVSTGSRPIEVPGFDFGDDPVLDSRQALALEEVPESLVIVGAGYIGMELAGVFAKLGTDVTIVEMLDSVLPGYEDDLARPVKKKAEELGIDFHFGEAASGWEESGDGITVRTEDEDGEVSEFGAEKVLVAVGREPVTDTLELDNAGVETDENGFIPTDDRARTNVEHIHAIGDVSGEPMLAHVASKEGQVAAEVVAGEPSALDYQAVPAAVFTDPEIGTVGMTEAEAEEEGFEPTVGKFPFNASGRALTTGHADGFVRIVADEPSGFLLGAQIVGPEASELVAELGLAIEMGATLEDVAATIHTHPTLSEAVMEAAENALGHAIHTLNR